The following coding sequences are from one Paenibacillus stellifer window:
- a CDS encoding TIGR03943 family putative permease subunit, translating to MAITLRIRCHYLLRALLLAALSFYIIHLNETDSLHYYLAPRMQKLLLLCPVPLLFIAIGMLWHTMTGTSEQLCDCEHPLPAGFLKNATVYGLFALPLLFGLLLPDQALGSDMALKKGIIYSISDSGLGREREQDDQPSQAAIASQTTGTTKSEPSDPNKLFIAKDIYGVEFAELAKRLYTLPVIQVDPSIYSETIGAIDKYKQAFVNRKISLQGFIVRQKDMDDHVFAVSRFLVMCCTADAVPFATLVHSPNVSSIKNDTWVRIDGTIQTAKVNGKEALQIEAGQIQVIKQPASPYIFTNPDSVAEFDKQHPQRK from the coding sequence ATGGCCATTACCTTGAGAATCCGCTGCCATTATCTCCTTCGCGCTCTGCTGCTTGCCGCCTTGTCCTTCTATATCATTCACTTGAATGAGACGGATTCCTTGCACTATTATTTGGCTCCGCGGATGCAGAAGTTGCTGCTGCTGTGCCCGGTGCCGCTTCTGTTCATCGCGATCGGGATGCTGTGGCATACCATGACAGGTACTTCGGAGCAGCTATGCGACTGCGAGCATCCGTTGCCTGCGGGTTTCCTTAAAAATGCAACCGTCTATGGTCTGTTCGCGCTGCCGCTGCTATTCGGACTTCTTTTACCCGATCAAGCGCTTGGGAGCGATATGGCCCTCAAAAAAGGAATCATCTACTCTATCTCCGATTCCGGGTTGGGGCGCGAACGGGAGCAGGATGACCAACCCTCTCAAGCCGCGATCGCCTCACAAACAACGGGAACAACGAAGTCTGAGCCAAGCGATCCGAACAAGCTGTTCATTGCGAAGGATATTTATGGCGTGGAGTTTGCGGAGTTAGCCAAGCGGCTCTACACACTGCCGGTAATCCAGGTTGATCCGTCCATCTACTCGGAAACAATCGGTGCTATTGACAAGTACAAGCAAGCCTTTGTGAATCGAAAAATCTCCTTGCAGGGCTTTATCGTCCGGCAGAAAGATATGGATGATCATGTATTTGCTGTAAGCCGGTTTTTGGTGATGTGCTGCACGGCCGATGCGGTTCCGTTCGCCACACTTGTTCATAGCCCCAACGTCTCTTCTATCAAGAATGATACATGGGTCCGGATTGATGGAACGATTCAGACCGCGAAGGTTAACGGAAAAGAAGCTTTGCAGATTGAAGCCGGACAGATCCAGGTGATCAAGCAGCCGGCATCTCCTTATATTTTTACCAATCCCGATTCGGTGGCCGAATTTGATAAACAGCATCCACAACGTAAATAG
- a CDS encoding permease, whose product MKASTLYKIPPLFLPVILLVPALTVRLHSKSGLLVNPQLQQIKTIFIAIILEALPFILLSVLLSSLVQVFLKDQWISRLNPKNPLVGVLLASSLGIVLPLCECGMIPVVRRLMVKGMPAYIAITFILSAPILNPVVLTSTLVAFRSHPEVVWGRMGLALAVSISTGLIVYLLCPKNPLKQSLLTFKLQSGSASSHEHPRSWEGYFVHAGNELIEMSKYLALGAFVTACIQSFIPRDQLFALGNGAVSSYFFMMGFAFVLSLCSTSDAFVASAFTHTFSAGPLIAFLVLGPMLDFKGLLMLFATFKTRFVIGLSLLLIVLILFGSVAANYLI is encoded by the coding sequence ATGAAAGCTTCAACGCTCTATAAGATTCCGCCCCTATTTCTTCCCGTAATTTTGCTCGTTCCCGCTCTGACGGTCCGGCTTCACAGCAAATCCGGCCTTCTCGTAAATCCGCAGCTGCAGCAGATCAAGACGATTTTCATAGCGATTATCCTGGAGGCCCTGCCTTTTATCTTATTGAGCGTACTCTTGTCGTCGCTTGTCCAAGTATTCCTGAAGGATCAGTGGATCAGCCGCCTGAATCCCAAGAATCCTCTGGTTGGCGTACTTCTGGCTTCCTCGCTGGGTATCGTCCTGCCATTGTGCGAATGCGGCATGATCCCCGTCGTACGGAGATTAATGGTAAAAGGGATGCCTGCGTATATCGCGATCACCTTTATTCTTAGCGCTCCCATCCTGAATCCGGTCGTATTGACATCAACCCTTGTCGCGTTCCGTTCGCATCCCGAAGTGGTATGGGGCCGAATGGGACTGGCCCTTGCCGTCTCGATCTCGACAGGCTTGATTGTGTACTTGCTCTGTCCGAAGAATCCCTTGAAGCAATCCTTGCTCACATTCAAGCTCCAGAGCGGAAGCGCGTCTTCTCATGAGCACCCCCGTTCATGGGAAGGTTATTTTGTCCATGCGGGAAATGAATTGATCGAAATGAGCAAATATTTGGCGCTCGGCGCTTTCGTAACCGCCTGCATTCAATCCTTCATCCCCCGTGACCAGCTATTCGCCTTAGGGAATGGCGCTGTCTCATCCTACTTTTTCATGATGGGTTTTGCTTTTGTCTTGTCGCTGTGCTCAACCTCCGACGCTTTCGTTGCATCCGCGTTCACACATACCTTTTCAGCCGGTCCGCTTATTGCCTTTCTGGTGCTGGGGCCAATGCTGGATTTCAAAGGTTTGCTCATGCTGTTCGCTACGTTCAAGACCAGGTTTGTCATAGGTCTCAGCCTGCTGCTTATTGTCTTGATACTCTTCGGTTCGGTTGCCGCCAATTATCTGATCTAA
- a CDS encoding CobW family GTP-binding protein gives MKKIPVIIISGFLGSGKTTLLIELIQVLQDRKIKPAILMNELGKADVDGMILSEAAGGLPLEKLFDGCICCSKKCEISGSLKSLLELAPDVILVELTGVANPEEVVDAMAEPELLDRIILHKVVTVIDAENVLEYGSIFSSDKQLVHTLRRQLEVADVILVNKQDLVSRSHLSKVDRLIIKHNEQALILNTSFGICNPEALIEGIEPLDLQAKAPGRFKIIPGGHHDHSADSGASSERGQASFSRIQSLLIPISGHKPLSLRKLTKWLNAKGQRVLRAKGYVPLEGSPHTSLIQFSGRQLQHARTAYKGAYYLVIIGYELDETSLMEEWRTGVIL, from the coding sequence ATGAAAAAAATACCCGTAATCATTATCAGCGGTTTCCTGGGCAGCGGCAAAACCACACTGCTGATCGAGCTTATCCAAGTCCTGCAAGACCGTAAGATCAAGCCGGCGATCCTGATGAACGAATTGGGCAAAGCGGATGTGGACGGCATGATCCTGTCTGAAGCTGCCGGAGGGCTTCCTCTGGAAAAGCTGTTTGACGGCTGCATCTGCTGCAGCAAAAAGTGTGAAATCTCCGGTTCTCTCAAGAGCCTGCTGGAGCTGGCCCCTGATGTAATACTGGTCGAGTTGACGGGAGTAGCCAATCCGGAGGAGGTCGTCGACGCTATGGCTGAGCCTGAACTGCTTGACCGGATTATTCTGCATAAAGTCGTCACCGTGATTGATGCAGAGAATGTATTGGAATACGGCAGCATCTTCTCTTCCGACAAGCAGCTCGTCCACACGCTTCGCCGGCAGCTGGAAGTCGCGGACGTAATCCTTGTGAACAAGCAGGACCTCGTATCCCGTTCCCATTTGTCCAAAGTGGATCGCTTGATTATCAAGCATAACGAACAAGCTCTTATCCTCAATACAAGCTTCGGCATATGCAATCCGGAAGCTCTCATCGAAGGAATTGAGCCTCTGGATCTTCAAGCGAAGGCACCGGGCCGATTCAAAATCATTCCCGGCGGGCACCACGATCATAGCGCAGATTCCGGTGCGTCCAGCGAACGGGGCCAGGCTTCTTTTTCCCGTATACAAAGCCTTCTTATCCCGATTAGCGGACACAAGCCGCTGTCCTTGCGCAAGCTGACCAAGTGGCTGAACGCCAAGGGGCAGCGTGTGCTGCGCGCAAAAGGTTATGTTCCCCTGGAGGGCTCCCCCCACACCTCGCTGATCCAGTTCTCGGGAAGACAGCTGCAGCATGCGCGTACAGCATACAAGGGAGCTTATTACTTGGTTATTATCGGTTACGAACTGGATGAAACCTCCTTAATGGAAGAGTGGCGGACCGGCGTTATTCTTTGA
- a CDS encoding MFS transporter: protein MKIEHAVKVKEASLSNGMTVLLAAACGLIVANLYYAQTLVGPISSATGIPSSAAGLIVTITQIGYVLGLLFIVPLSDLLENRRLASAALVVAGVALLAAAFARSSAMFLIAALFIGLGSVVAQILVPFATYMSSEEQRGRVVGNVMSGLLLGIMLARPVASFIASSFGWQAVFAFSAIVIMLLATLLSRVLPERKPAPTVQYGKLIASLGTLLRHTPILRRRAFYQACLFGAFSLFWTSVPLRLAHDFGMSQQGIAWFALVGVGGAIAAPITGRLADKGLTRPMTGLAFILASLCFLLTLIIPGHSTGSLVLLCLSAIGLDMAVSGNLVLGQRAIYSLGSEARGRLNGLFMAIFFIGGAIGSSLAGWSYSVGGWHLTALIGLALPLVALLYFLTERKGQ, encoded by the coding sequence ATGAAAATTGAGCATGCGGTAAAGGTTAAGGAAGCTTCGCTCTCGAACGGGATGACCGTTCTGCTGGCCGCAGCCTGCGGCCTCATCGTCGCCAATCTGTATTATGCCCAGACACTTGTAGGACCTATCAGCAGTGCTACCGGCATCCCGTCATCGGCAGCAGGATTGATCGTCACCATCACCCAGATCGGCTATGTACTCGGACTGCTGTTCATCGTACCGCTCAGCGATCTGTTGGAGAACCGCCGTCTCGCCTCCGCGGCTCTCGTTGTTGCCGGAGTCGCGCTGCTGGCCGCCGCCTTCGCCCGCAGCTCCGCGATGTTCCTTATTGCCGCGCTGTTCATCGGCCTTGGCTCTGTAGTAGCCCAGATTCTCGTACCCTTTGCCACCTATATGTCGTCTGAAGAACAGCGCGGCCGGGTAGTCGGCAATGTAATGAGCGGTCTTCTGCTCGGAATCATGCTCGCCCGTCCTGTCGCCAGCTTCATCGCCAGCTCATTCGGATGGCAGGCGGTTTTCGCCTTCTCAGCAATTGTGATCATGCTTCTGGCCACACTGTTATCCCGTGTTCTGCCTGAACGAAAGCCCGCTCCAACTGTCCAGTACGGTAAACTGATTGCTTCCTTGGGCACTCTGCTTCGTCACACGCCCATCCTGCGCCGCCGGGCTTTCTATCAAGCTTGTCTGTTCGGAGCCTTCAGCCTGTTCTGGACATCGGTTCCTCTGCGGCTGGCGCATGATTTCGGAATGTCCCAACAGGGTATCGCCTGGTTCGCTCTCGTCGGTGTCGGCGGAGCAATTGCAGCTCCGATTACCGGCAGACTGGCGGACAAAGGCTTGACTAGACCGATGACCGGCCTTGCTTTCATCCTCGCCTCGTTGTGCTTCCTGCTGACGCTGATCATTCCCGGACACTCTACTGGCTCACTCGTACTGCTCTGTCTGTCCGCGATCGGACTCGATATGGCTGTATCCGGCAATCTGGTGCTTGGACAGCGGGCAATTTACTCTTTGGGAAGCGAAGCCAGAGGTCGGCTTAACGGATTGTTCATGGCAATCTTCTTTATCGGCGGCGCGATCGGTTCATCTCTGGCGGGCTGGTCTTACTCCGTAGGCGGCTGGCATTTAACGGCGCTTATCGGTCTGGCGCTGCCGCTTGTCGCATTGCTGTATTTTCTTACCGAGAGAAAAGGCCAATAA
- a CDS encoding TetR/AcrR family transcriptional regulator: protein MNTKRGRPRNIETQQSILSASYDLLQEEGFGSVTVEKIAERAGVSKATIYKWWPNKAAVVIDGFLSAATERIPLPDTGSVYEDVLLHATNFARFMISREGKMLAEIIGEGQSDPAIAEAYRTRYFQPRRRDARKLLERGAERGELKEGLDIAIALDLIYGPIFYRMLLTGEKLDDDYVRQLVTTAFKGF, encoded by the coding sequence ATGAACACCAAGAGAGGACGCCCGAGAAATATCGAAACCCAGCAGTCGATTCTGTCCGCTTCATACGACCTGCTGCAGGAGGAAGGCTTCGGCTCGGTGACGGTTGAGAAGATCGCGGAGCGCGCCGGAGTCAGTAAAGCTACGATCTATAAATGGTGGCCGAATAAGGCCGCGGTCGTGATTGACGGATTTCTCTCCGCTGCCACGGAAAGAATACCTCTGCCGGATACGGGCAGCGTATATGAAGATGTTCTGCTTCATGCTACTAATTTCGCCAGATTTATGATTAGTCGCGAAGGGAAGATGCTCGCGGAGATTATCGGGGAGGGGCAGTCCGACCCTGCCATTGCCGAAGCGTACCGCACTCGCTACTTTCAGCCCCGGCGGCGCGATGCCCGCAAGCTTCTGGAGAGAGGGGCGGAGCGGGGAGAGCTGAAGGAAGGGCTCGATATCGCGATTGCGCTGGACCTCATCTATGGGCCGATCTTTTACCGGATGCTGCTGACCGGAGAGAAGCTGGACGATGACTATGTCCGCCAATTGGTGACGACCGCTTTTAAAGGTTTTTAG
- a CDS encoding PAS domain-containing hybrid sensor histidine kinase/response regulator, translating into MSKDLFEQIYSRSSSGIAMVSLKEGQMIRCNPALCRMFGYTEEELKKLGYADHILPGEGFLSDPAAILGILLKQPGEEIYKEKKFLRKDGSLLWVELHLFVLRTDEVEGPEYMIVEMTDVTDRKIAEQKLHENEQFNSLISQNSPDLISISALDGKLLYVSPSIHQLMGFTAEELIGKNRIQFYHPDDVGVLKGLYDSTHPTDVFTGRIRHKDGCYVWIESSIKVITNEAGEPMQYMTIARDISERKKYEDMLAKAQRMARMGSWDWDAATGKLTVSEELRRIFFPAQAGTSPSTRQDIELEAFLPVVVPADRESFRKAMCDATERGTSGNVLICIATEGQLTNIDCHWEGITDSEGKVLSVSGTMQDVTEKYRMEEKLRISERNYRLISENSLDFIARNAFDEKATYLYASSICHTMFGYSPDEMIGTGGLDYVHPDDIDYIRAVLEDSRDGKGVTAAQCRFRRKDGTYMWIETTVRSVYSEDSGEWETVAVSRDASERKQYEMKLEESQNRYKSLFEFNPSAISAMDLQGRTLSVNASLEYLTGYTSSELLMTHFAEVMDPEELDHVNERFRRAVGGIAQTFESRMVHRDGQRVEVSVMFVPILVHGDVAGVFGITSDITEHKSHLRQIEKLSYEHALILNSVSEGIFGIDLEGNTIFINPSASRMLGYDEGEWSGDRLEDSIQLTRLIGDTYEGGQRSLVAELSQNEMYEEHEGILWKRDGSSILVKYHMTPLYDDGVKKGAVVVFKDITEEKEIRRAKESAERADRAKSEFLAMVSHELRTPMNGIIGMSDLLKDTKLDDEQRSYADIISQSGEALLHLLNEVLDFSKIEAGKMTLELGEVNLRTLMQSVKDLFYPKVLDKSLQLEFDIDPFLPEKLVTDGARLRQILVNLVGNAVKFTDSGRIEFRVRLGSVRSTNQMILHFSVQDTGIGIPVNKQGLLFQSFTQLHPSINRKYGGTGLGLAISKKLAELLGGSIGVDSVEGQGSTFCFTIEAALSDDLAGNDESTVPDPMDVGTDERLSSAASPGAISILVAEDQPVNRHLLGTYLRKRGYEADFAENGLQAVEAAETKEYDLIFMDIQMPVMDGLEATARIRQIRNRHPAIIAVTAFARKDDREMCLNAGMQDFISKPIHGEELDRVLRQWGAVTGKY; encoded by the coding sequence ATGTCCAAAGATTTATTTGAACAGATCTACTCCCGTTCCTCCAGCGGAATCGCCATGGTTTCCTTGAAGGAAGGACAGATGATACGCTGCAATCCGGCTTTGTGCCGAATGTTCGGTTATACCGAGGAAGAGTTGAAGAAGCTCGGCTACGCCGATCATATTCTTCCCGGCGAGGGCTTTCTTTCGGATCCGGCTGCCATTCTAGGCATACTGCTGAAGCAGCCCGGGGAAGAGATATATAAAGAGAAAAAATTTCTCCGCAAGGACGGCAGCCTGCTGTGGGTGGAGCTTCACCTGTTTGTCTTAAGGACGGACGAGGTTGAGGGGCCGGAATATATGATTGTGGAAATGACGGATGTTACCGACCGGAAGATCGCCGAGCAGAAGCTTCATGAGAACGAACAGTTCAACAGCCTGATCAGCCAGAACAGTCCGGATCTGATCTCCATCAGCGCGCTGGATGGGAAGCTGCTGTATGTGTCGCCTTCCATTCATCAGCTAATGGGCTTTACGGCGGAGGAGCTTATCGGCAAGAACCGCATCCAATTTTATCATCCTGACGACGTTGGCGTATTGAAAGGATTGTACGACAGCACACATCCTACCGATGTGTTCACCGGAAGAATCCGGCACAAGGATGGCTGTTATGTCTGGATCGAGAGCAGCATCAAGGTGATTACGAACGAAGCGGGCGAGCCGATGCAATATATGACCATCGCCCGGGATATATCGGAGCGCAAGAAATATGAGGACATGCTGGCAAAAGCGCAGCGCATGGCTCGCATGGGCTCCTGGGATTGGGACGCGGCGACCGGGAAGCTGACGGTGTCGGAGGAGCTTCGGCGCATCTTCTTCCCCGCGCAGGCAGGAACATCTCCTTCAACCCGGCAGGATATCGAATTGGAAGCCTTCCTGCCCGTCGTTGTGCCTGCCGACAGGGAGAGCTTCAGGAAGGCCATGTGTGACGCGACGGAGCGGGGCACTTCCGGCAATGTGCTGATCTGCATCGCGACGGAAGGCCAGCTTACGAATATCGACTGTCATTGGGAAGGGATAACTGACTCGGAGGGCAAGGTGCTGTCGGTCAGTGGAACGATGCAGGACGTGACGGAGAAATACCGGATGGAGGAGAAGCTGCGGATCAGCGAGCGGAATTATCGGCTGATCTCCGAGAATTCGCTGGACTTCATCGCCCGCAATGCGTTCGACGAGAAGGCGACCTATTTGTACGCTTCCTCGATCTGTCATACCATGTTTGGCTACTCGCCCGATGAAATGATTGGGACAGGGGGGCTGGACTATGTTCATCCCGACGACATCGACTATATCCGGGCTGTACTCGAAGACAGCAGAGATGGAAAAGGAGTTACAGCTGCACAGTGCCGTTTCCGGCGTAAAGACGGCACCTATATGTGGATCGAAACGACGGTTCGCAGCGTATACTCCGAGGACAGCGGAGAATGGGAGACCGTCGCCGTCTCCCGGGATGCCAGTGAGCGCAAGCAGTATGAAATGAAGCTGGAGGAGAGCCAGAACCGGTATAAATCTCTCTTCGAATTCAATCCGTCCGCCATCAGCGCGATGGATCTTCAGGGAAGAACGCTGTCCGTCAACGCCAGCCTTGAATATTTGACCGGCTACACCAGTTCCGAGCTGCTGATGACCCATTTCGCCGAAGTGATGGACCCGGAGGAGCTGGATCATGTGAACGAGCGGTTCCGCCGTGCAGTTGGAGGGATTGCCCAAACCTTTGAAAGCCGGATGGTCCATCGGGACGGGCAGAGGGTGGAGGTCAGCGTCATGTTCGTCCCGATTCTCGTTCATGGCGATGTGGCCGGGGTATTCGGTATAACTAGCGATATTACGGAGCATAAGAGCCACTTGCGGCAGATTGAGAAGCTCAGCTATGAACATGCGCTTATTCTCAACTCGGTGTCCGAAGGTATCTTCGGCATCGATCTGGAAGGGAACACCATATTCATCAATCCGTCTGCCTCCAGGATGCTGGGTTATGACGAAGGGGAATGGTCAGGGGATCGCCTGGAGGATTCCATCCAGCTGACGAGACTGATCGGTGACACATATGAAGGAGGCCAGCGATCTCTGGTCGCCGAGCTGTCGCAGAACGAGATGTACGAAGAACACGAAGGCATTCTTTGGAAGAGGGACGGCTCCAGCATTCTGGTCAAGTACCATATGACGCCTTTGTATGATGACGGGGTTAAGAAAGGCGCGGTCGTCGTCTTTAAGGATATTACGGAGGAGAAGGAAATCCGCCGTGCCAAGGAGTCGGCGGAGCGAGCCGACCGGGCCAAGTCTGAATTCCTGGCCATGGTAAGCCACGAGCTGCGGACGCCGATGAACGGGATTATCGGCATGTCGGATCTGCTAAAGGATACGAAACTTGACGATGAACAGCGCAGCTATGCCGATATCATCAGCCAGAGCGGTGAGGCGCTGCTGCATCTGCTGAACGAGGTGCTCGATTTCAGCAAGATCGAAGCGGGCAAGATGACGCTGGAACTGGGGGAAGTGAACCTGCGGACCCTTATGCAGAGCGTCAAGGATTTATTCTATCCGAAGGTGCTGGACAAGTCTCTTCAGCTTGAATTTGACATCGATCCCTTCCTTCCGGAGAAGCTGGTTACGGACGGGGCAAGACTTCGCCAGATTCTGGTCAATCTCGTGGGCAATGCGGTCAAATTCACGGATTCAGGCCGGATCGAGTTCCGGGTGAGACTGGGCTCTGTCCGCAGCACCAACCAGATGATCCTCCATTTCTCGGTTCAGGACACGGGAATCGGAATCCCGGTGAATAAGCAGGGGCTGTTGTTCCAGTCCTTCACCCAGCTGCATCCCTCCATTAACCGCAAGTACGGGGGTACGGGGCTAGGACTTGCCATCAGCAAGAAGCTTGCCGAGCTGCTGGGAGGCTCGATCGGCGTGGACAGTGTCGAAGGGCAAGGATCGACCTTCTGCTTCACAATTGAAGCCGCTCTCTCTGACGATTTGGCGGGGAATGATGAGAGTACCGTTCCTGATCCTATGGATGTCGGTACGGATGAACGGCTGTCTTCCGCCGCGAGCCCCGGCGCCATATCGATCCTGGTCGCGGAGGACCAGCCGGTCAACCGCCACCTGCTCGGAACATACCTAAGGAAGCGGGGGTACGAGGCGGATTTCGCCGAGAACGGCCTTCAGGCTGTAGAAGCGGCCGAGACGAAGGAATATGATTTGATCTTCATGGACATCCAAATGCCTGTTATGGACGGGCTGGAAGCAACGGCCCGCATCCGCCAGATACGGAACCGCCATCCGGCGATTATTGCCGTTACGGCGTTTGCGCGAAAGGATGACCGTGAGATGTGTCTGAATGCCGGCATGCAGGACTTCATCTCCAAGCCGATACATGGCGAGGAACTGGACCGGGTGCTGAGGCAGTGGGGTGCCGTTACCGGCAAATACTAG
- a CDS encoding class I SAM-dependent methyltransferase, protein MSSYWNDRFAKEGMIWGTEPSPTANIARERFHEHGVRRIWVPGAGYGRNTRAFSREFEVEGMELSEAAVDMAKLWDPGSRIKLGSVLDSRPGRLYDAVFCYDVLHLFLERDRRILISSALEQLRPGGLLFFTCFSDNDVQNGQGMEMEPGTFEYKQGKYAHFFSESDLRDHFHDTEVLETGELREVLTSGPDGVHEYCLRFILARKT, encoded by the coding sequence TTGTCTTCATATTGGAATGACCGGTTTGCGAAGGAAGGCATGATATGGGGAACGGAACCGAGTCCGACGGCGAATATCGCCCGCGAGAGGTTCCATGAGCACGGCGTCAGACGGATATGGGTACCCGGAGCCGGTTACGGGCGCAATACAAGGGCTTTCTCCCGTGAATTCGAGGTCGAGGGTATGGAGCTTAGCGAAGCAGCCGTGGATATGGCGAAGCTGTGGGACCCTGGCAGCAGGATCAAGCTTGGATCGGTGCTGGACAGTCGTCCGGGCCGGTTATATGATGCGGTATTCTGCTATGATGTCCTGCATCTGTTCCTTGAACGCGATCGGCGGATTCTGATCTCGTCTGCGCTGGAGCAGCTCCGTCCCGGTGGACTCCTGTTCTTCACCTGCTTCTCGGACAACGACGTTCAGAACGGCCAGGGAATGGAGATGGAACCCGGAACCTTTGAGTATAAACAAGGCAAATATGCCCACTTCTTTTCCGAGAGCGATCTTCGGGACCATTTCCATGACACGGAAGTACTTGAAACCGGGGAGCTGCGCGAAGTGCTGACAAGCGGCCCTGACGGGGTTCACGAGTACTGCCTCCGGTTTATTCTGGCGAGAAAAACATAG